From Pseudomonadota bacterium:
CATTTACCTGGGACTCTATTTCGGTTTTTTCAGCTTTTTACTGGCCAAGAACCCTCCTGTCTCATGGGTTTCCATCCTCTTCCTGGCTTCCTGCTGGACCCTGCTGGAATGGCTGCGGGGCAACCTGTTTGTCGGCTTTCCCTGGCATAACCTGGGAACTGCGCTTTCTCCCGGCTCCCCTTTCACCCTTCTCCTTCCCTATGTAGGTGTTTACAGTCTTTCTTTTGTTATTATCACTACCAATCTGGCGCTTTATTCCCTGATTTTCAATCAGGATAACAATCATTTTATGATCCGGCGGATAGCAACTTTGCTGGCAGTTCCCATTCTGTATTTTCTCCTGCTGGCGGCAAGTCATACCGGAATTGCCAGCCTTGACAAGTCTCTGCCGCTTAAGGTTTCCATCATCCAGCCAAATATTCCCCAGGAAGAAAAATGGAATCCCGCCTATCGTCAACGAAATTTTACCCTCCTGGAAGAGATGAGCCTGGAAAGCGCCGCAACTTCAACTTCAGAAATACCACATCTGGTAATCTGGCCGGAAGCCTCACTACCCGATTTTTTCCAGGATGCCCCATTATTCCGGCAGCGGATTTCAACCTTAACCCGTCAGGGTAACTTTTATCTGCTGGCCGGCAGCCCGCAATATGATACAGACAGTGCGGGGAAACATCATTACTTCAACAGCGCGCTGTTATTTTCTCCCGGCGGCAAATTGATTGCCGGCTATGACAAAATAAAGCTGGTGCCTTTTGGTGAATTCACCCCCCTGGCAGACTATTTTCCTTTTCTCGGCAAAATGGTTCCAGGAGCGGATTTTACCGCCGGCCGCCCGCAAAAACCTATGGACCTGGACAATTTTTCTTTGGTCCCGTCCATCTGTTTTGAAGGCATTTTTCCGGAATTTGTCGCCGGGTCCATGGCGAAAGATTCCGGATTTCTGGTCAATATCACCAACGATGCCTGGTTTGGTATCAGTTCAGGACCACGACAGCATTTACTCAATGTCCGGATGCGGGCGATGGAAAACCGCTGCTACCTGCTGCGCTGTGCCAACACCGGTATTTCCGCCATCATCAGCCCGGATGGACAGATCATCAAACAACTGCCGCTGGGCAAACGTGGGCAGCTGGAAGCCATTATTTATCCGACTATCAGCCCAACGATATATGCCCGCCACCCTTATCTTCTTATTCTTCTGCTGACGGTTATGGCAGCGGGCTGTAAAATTTATATGCAGCAATGGCCACTGAAATCACCCTCCGGTTTTCCTTGACAGTCTCCAACCTTTTGCCGTAAACCGTATACCGTGAAGCGCAAACCCCATACCTCATCCTGGACAGATGTATATAAAAGAATTATCCCTGAAAACTGATCCTGATAAAATTTTTTCCCGGCTGAACAATGCCCCCTATCCTTTCTGGCTTGATTCCGGCATGGATCACCATAAGCTGGGACGTTTTTCATTTATGGGAGCGGATCCTTTTTACCAGATCATCACTCAAGGATCACAAACAACTGTTGTCGATTGCCTGCGTGGCACCAGAGAAATCAGCAATCAAGCACTTTTTCCCTTACTGGATAATCTCATGTCCCACTGGCAGCGTTCCAAAACGACTGAGTTGCCTTTTGAGGCCGGAGCGGTTGGTTATTTTGGTTATGAACTGGGCCATCTCATTGAAAAATTCCCCCAGACGACGATCAACGATCTGCAGATGCCGGACGCTTTTCTCTCTTTTTATGACGCACTGCTAGCCATCGACCACCTGAAACAAAAATTGTTTATCATCTCTACAGGATTACCTTTTGATGATAAAAATACCAGGAAAAAGCGAGCTGTCACGCGACTCAATTGGCTGGAGAAGCTCATTGAAAATGAAAAAAACGGGGACAGACCCCATTTTTTCGGTGGGAAAGGGCAGACCTGTGTTTTACGCTATCCCGAAAAAACGGGGTCTGTCCCCGTTTTTTTTAATCAAAAAAGTTCAAATTTCAGCTATGATCACTACATTGAGGCAGTCAAACGGATCCTTGAATATATCGCTGCCGGTGACATTTACCAAGTCAACCTTTCCCAACGATTTGCCATTGAGTTTACCGGCAACCCCCGGGATTTTTACCGTA
This genomic window contains:
- the lnt gene encoding apolipoprotein N-acyltransferase, whose protein sequence is MNQSPRRKTVKPFGGHDPDLIKINRVMSPRLFFILPGPLCTALLLHLAFSSSRFWPCIWFAFIPLCWSVRTQLPGRAFIQGIIAGFAFYYLNLFWITNSIRNFSALPIPIALVIMALLAIYLGLYFGFFSFLLAKNPPVSWVSILFLASCWTLLEWLRGNLFVGFPWHNLGTALSPGSPFTLLLPYVGVYSLSFVIITTNLALYSLIFNQDNNHFMIRRIATLLAVPILYFLLLAASHTGIASLDKSLPLKVSIIQPNIPQEEKWNPAYRQRNFTLLEEMSLESAATSTSEIPHLVIWPEASLPDFFQDAPLFRQRISTLTRQGNFYLLAGSPQYDTDSAGKHHYFNSALLFSPGGKLIAGYDKIKLVPFGEFTPLADYFPFLGKMVPGADFTAGRPQKPMDLDNFSLVPSICFEGIFPEFVAGSMAKDSGFLVNITNDAWFGISSGPRQHLLNVRMRAMENRCYLLRCANTGISAIISPDGQIIKQLPLGKRGQLEAIIYPTISPTIYARHPYLLILLLTVMAAGCKIYMQQWPLKSPSGFP
- the pabB gene encoding aminodeoxychorismate synthase component I, which produces MYIKELSLKTDPDKIFSRLNNAPYPFWLDSGMDHHKLGRFSFMGADPFYQIITQGSQTTVVDCLRGTREISNQALFPLLDNLMSHWQRSKTTELPFEAGAVGYFGYELGHLIEKFPQTTINDLQMPDAFLSFYDALLAIDHLKQKLFIISTGLPFDDKNTRKKRAVTRLNWLEKLIENEKNGDRPHFFGGKGQTCVLRYPEKTGSVPVFFNQKSSNFSYDHYIEAVKRILEYIAAGDIYQVNLSQRFAIEFTGNPRDFYRKFRTLSPAPFGAYLVTDNHIIMSNSPERYLLIKDDYIETRPIKGTRPRGGSPEIDEQLRQELINSGKDQAEHIMIVDLERNDLGRIAQYGTVHVPEMEIVESYANVHHLVSTVAARIEPTHSTVDCIVNSFPGGSITGAPKLRSMEIIDELEPSCRGVYTGSIGYLDFSGDIDLNIAIRTAVHHQNTLYFQVGGGIVADSDPHLEYEETITKAESFLKTLGKTNKE